ttattaattaatgaattattcatttatcatttgtttttttgtttgcttgtttagtttttttttttaggtagctagctagcgcaAAAGAAAGTTGGGCGGAAGCTTTTGACATCTTCGTCTGTAGGTGGCAGCAAACGCTTTAAAATGATCAGTCCGCCTTAAAAGTAAAGGAAGAAGAAGATGCAGTCAGTTAGAGGTTTCTGTGTATTACAAACTGGCTTGTTTTCTCGGCTCTAGCTCTGAAACATGGAGGTTTTGCAGAACGCCGAGGGCGAAACTCTCAAATATAAGCCCGGGGGTCGTTTGGATATGAATCATGGTTTCCTGCACCACATTCGGAGAAATCAGATTGCCAGGTGAGAGCTAGCAATGCTAACAGTTCGCTAGCGCAGCGCACTGAAGCGGACGCTGGAACTGGAACTTATGTGTCATTTCATGCTGAGTGCTTAAATTAGTAGCTGGAATTGCAGGCTAAACGTTACCGCGTCAGTGAGAGTGGCTGCTTTCAAAGCCAATGCTGATCGCAGGTTTTAACTTTTGGGCCTGTCAATTCGTGGTGTGTCGTAAAAGTTGCATTGCTGTTAAGCAGCTCTTAGTGCTTGTGTTCTATCATTTATAGGGATGATTATGATAAAGAGGTGAAGCAGGCTAAGGAACAGCAGAAGCGCAGACACACCGCCACCCCCCGGCGCCCACGAAGACCAGACCGAGAGGTGTACCATCCTCGCCTTCGAAGTAGGAGCTGGAGcctttttgttttattgatgagttttgtctttgttgtctttgagcTTTGTTTCATTCTTTCACTTACATATTTTTTACCAATTTGCACTATATATTATACGTTATCAGTAACATTTGGTGTTTTTAATATGTATCATGATTGTAATTAAGTTATGTTTCATGGGTAAAGTAAgtataaaaatgttttacaacTCTGGAAAGTAGATCAAACTAAAATAAATTGCACTAGAAACTATTAAACAGAACTATAAACAGTGGTTCTTAATATGGAGAAAACCATTACTCAACTAATCTACAACATcttaattttatataaaaagtAATGATTTAACTAAAACCATATATATTGTGTTGTATTTATGACCATGTATTATGTATctcaattcatttattttttttaccaaaaattTAAAATGCACCAGTAgcagcagataaaaaaaaaaaaaaaaactaatatccAAATACTGTCCCAGACTGTCCCAGAAGAAATGTGTTCTTATCAGCTCAGGCTTCACAATGTTGCATTTCCATAACACAGCTCCACCCTCAAAAAGTAATAGCATGTTTTGGGTGAGTTTATGCTCATCTGAATTCTGTGCAAGATTTTTACACCAAATCAGTATGCCAGTATAGACAGTGCGTTTCCCAGCATTATGTGCAGGTCCACCTTGCTGACAAATAGGCAGGGTATGCACAATTTGCATTATGCACTAATGCACAACTTTACCCGTTTAAAGTGCATGAATTTATCTAGTCCATCTTCCCAATCACCTCCTTCCAATAAACCTGAAACAACACTTAAGTTTGTTGCTTTGAGAGGTTCTCAGTAATATGTTGTCTGTGTTAATGTTCATATTCAGATGGCTCTGAGCCTGGGGCTGGTGTGGAAGCAGAGGAATGGAATGAAAGCAGTTCCAGCACGGAGCAAGAGAGCACAGGCAGTGAACTGTTTTGGCTTGACTATCAAGCCGACAGTGGCCATGTAACCTCATTTATTGTCTACAAGGTATGCTATGAGTCATCACCTGCCTATCTGTCAAAAAagatgttgttttttgttttttggaatttttttttttaagagaaattaattctttttttttttttaagccgtTTACTCACTCTAAAATTGTATTTAACTTGAATGCTTAAAATACTGATGTTTATCAATAGCTGTTTCCTATAAAGAACACTCACACTATTCTTTACAGCTTCATAAACAAAACCTTAACATATACCAACCAGGTCAACAGGTAGCAGGCTccagattagatttaggttgagTTTTACTTTGAGTGTTTTCTTGGCACTGTTGTCTTCTAAGGTAGAATGGGAACTACAGCCAAAAGCTGTTAATGCTAGGTTACAGATGCTGTACACCACAGTGGTAGCAGAACACTACACCATAGCAgttttacacaattttgttGTTTGAGCCATTATCTGGGTCTCAAACTTGAAGTATGAACATCTCAGGCATGCTATAGGTGTGACACCAAACTGTTAGCCTGCATGAGCTAGAAAGTGAATAGTAAATAAGGGCCAAGACCGCTGTATGGGTCTTTTGTTATGTACCTTTAGATTGAGGGAAAGCCGAAATGTGATATTTTGCATGATGCAGTCTCCATGGTATTTGATACAGTTGTCCCAAGTCTAGACAGCAAAAAATAAATCCCTGTTTGCTGGAACTTCAATAACATGACCACTGTTGGCTAGGATACATTGGCATTATCCCAATGGTGGTTTCTCAAACAAAAGTTACTTATGAAAGAGATTATAAGATTATTGCAGTAAAAAGacatgtatgaatgtatgtacATTAACTAATATATTCGTAATTGTATAATTAATAAGTAGTGCCCTACTTATTTGGCTTCTTGACCATTCACTTATTATTTTAGCGTGTTGAAACCTGTTAAGAATTGTCCTTTTTGTATTGAACATAAGTTGTGACTTTTTTTGGCCAATCTTTTCAGACCTCTGTAACACTCAATAATTCACATTAACAGTTTAAACAAGCATTTAGCTGGTGTTCTCAAGAACAATTGATGTTGATATAAAAACAAGGTTAACATGCAGCTGTAAAGCAATAATTAGGGACTAAGGGAACATGTCAAATATGACCTGTTTGTACGATGGTTAAATTATTATACTAAACCTGCAGCAACATTTTCCTAATTTGCTTTGAAGCCGTGTGGGTGGAACAAGCCACATCAAGTTTTATGATTGATTAGGGTACTGCTTACGCAAGATTAGGACCTCACATTCTCCATATTTTATTGGAATGTTTCAGTAACTTATTGGCTATTGTAACATTATTTATGGGGATGATATGTGTATCATGTACCCACACAAGGATGATTAGGAAAAACACAGGGCTTAAGGTTCCCTAGGGCTTAATGTAGTCTTAAATAGAGTTACTTTATTTCTGGCACTGTATTACAGACTAGACAAAAATGGTTAACGCTTGCTTGTAGCTAAGTGGTATGCTTTTGTCCATTATTATATGCTTTGGCAAGAAACCGTTTGTATAGTACTGATAAAGGGTTATTTGacttggaatgatggtggaatATATTgtcaatgtttgtggacatcccttctaataaatgcattcagctactttaagatgcacagTATGGATTTAagatggacagtagagatggttacACTAACAAAACCAGGATAAACTCTTGCTGTTTATAGCACCATTGTCCTTTTCTGGGGGTAAGCGTGTAGATCGTGACCATAACATCACTTTTCCATAATTAATTTcaatttaattgtttttttcagGAGGATGAGCCAGAAAGTGTGGTTGAAAGGGTGGGGGAAAAGAATGTGCTGGACACTGCCATGAGGGCAGCACTGTTGGCGCGAATTGGACAAGAAATGGATAAGCGGCGTGACAAACGCTGAGGTTTGAAATGGAATCCATGGTGAATggatggagggaaaaaaaaagactactGAAGTCTAAGTAGCATTCACAACACTGAGCCGGACTTCAGTTGACTGTGTGAAAAAGTGGAAATGAGCAAGTTATACGACAAAACTGGGCGCCGCCGTCTGTAATGTAGAGATGATCTCATTTTTACATGAGACGAGTTGTAAACCGTTGCTAGTATGGTACACGTGATGTGATGCAAATACTCTCAGAACTGTCAGTGACCGTCAGAATAAAACTCTGGGTAGACATTAAACATCATTAGTACTCAACAGTCACATCTCAACCAGCTGCCTGGGGATTGAGTATGGCCTGTGAGCTTGTTTTTATGCAAAGACTGTTGATGTAAACAGTTCACcttttttgtacagtttcttGGGACAATGTACAGGACAGTCTGTAACACTTTACTG
This Salminus brasiliensis chromosome 20, fSalBra1.hap2, whole genome shotgun sequence DNA region includes the following protein-coding sequences:
- the c20h2orf68 gene encoding UPF0561 protein C2orf68 homolog, yielding MEVLQNAEGETLKYKPGGRLDMNHGFLHHIRRNQIARDDYDKEVKQAKEQQKRRHTATPRRPRRPDREVYHPRLRNGSEPGAGVEAEEWNESSSSTEQESTGSELFWLDYQADSGHVTSFIVYKEDEPESVVERVGEKNVLDTAMRAALLARIGQEMDKRRDKR